The Cottoperca gobio chromosome 8, fCotGob3.1, whole genome shotgun sequence genome contains the following window.
GACATGATCCTTTACCACTTAGGAACACTGCCCATTGTGTTGTTTGGAGCGCGAGAGGCTGCCGAGAATCTAACCTGGGACTCTGCGATGGCGGCTGTAAAGTAATACATTCTCTGACTACTACGCTGAGTGCCCCAAATAATCAACCACGCTTCAAAAGCACCACGCACCAAGCTCATCCTTGGGCTGTGACAGCATTTCTGCATTCTGGCAGGGCCAGTACGGGGTTTCTCCCCTCCTGCCACCACTGCCGACTCCCCCAGTGCTTGTCCACTCCCCCCTGCCCATACCACTTCCTCCACAGATACCGCCAACATTGctaatgttgctgctgctgcttcgtAGGTCTGACATGGGGGCTGAACCTGCACCAGTGCTCTCTGGTCTCGTTGTCTGTCATGGCCGCGTCAGTGTTGTGTAGATGGGCTGTTCCCAGTGAGTGGGGCTGTGTGACTGCGGTACGCTGGCTTGGTCACTGATGGCAGTGTACAGGGGTCTCTGGGAGGGCCCCATGTAAGAGAAGGCAGAGTACAGCCCCGAGGCTTGGCCGGAGTGGGCGTAGTATGACCCTGAGGCCTGGTGGTCAGCATATTCAGCAAACTGAGCCCTAGAGGCCAGGGAGGGGAAGGCAGAACTGTAGTGAGGAAGGCTGAGTGGGGTGTAGGTGACATGGGAACCTACCGAGGCTGCCTCTGCAAAGTGACCCCCGGCCTCGCTCTTGATCTGGGCCTTGGAGGGATCTGAGCCCAGAGGGGGGCCATGATGTTGcagcggctgctgctgctgctgcttggaGAGCCAGGCTGCTGAGTGTCCACTGGCTACTGCCAGAGCTGAGGAGATGCCGTAGCTGTATGGAGAGGCCGTAGAAGCTGTTGCAGTTGCTGCTGCACCAGCACTCTGCCCAATCCCCGGGTGTCCATTGGGGGGAAGGTACTGGTCAAACTCGTTGACATCAAAAGGCTCCATATTGGCCATCACCTCGTGACTCATCTCACCAATGTCCACATTACCAAAGTCAATGTGAGGTTTACCAGATCCCGGAGCACCTGAGCTTCCCTCTGTTCCCATTGCGCCACGGGAGCCCCCATTCCCAGCACCCTCCCGCTTTCCATCCCCCGCCTTCCCAGACTGAGGCTCGGTTTTAGGAGTGGTGGGAGGTGTGGGAGGACTGTGACTCTGACCTGTAGAGACACAAGAACATTTTTTACAGTCATTTTCTTTGCAGACTCAAACAATTATGTATGCGTGTGCCACACTAGTTGTATGCAGACTAATCTAACAGTGAGACAGGGACAGTATGAGGGATGTAATGGCAGGTAGCCTGCAGCCCACCTGCTGCATGAGGGTGGTGACCATCTGCCAGAGGGGATCCGGCTGCCCTACTGAGGgcaacatccagctggaggccCTTGTAGTGGCTGTGGCTGACCTCACCCTCCGAATGGCCATCGGCCTCACTTCCTGACCCAGAACCAGGCTTTCCGCTTTTGCGGCGTCGTGGCTGGTATTTGTAGTCAGGATAGTCTTTCTTGTGCTGCTTCCGcagcctctctgcctcctcgaTGAAGGGTCGTTTATCACTCTCATTAAGAAGCCTTGGATACAAAGAAAAGATGTTAGTAGGTAGGTTTGTTTGAGGTATGTTGGTATTTAGAGCGTATGTTGAGGgtaacataaatacaaaacattaagaGAAATTATTTTAGACTTTATAATctggtacatactgtatataacagCAATACACTTGGCACCATACTTTCCAGTAATACATTTGATCAATTTTCAGTGCATATTAATAAATTATGGTTCATCCAATACATCCGCACAGCTGCATCTAATGTCACTCCTACTAGGGGCTTTTGACTGCTCGAcagtaatgaaataataaaggcCAAAGATGCATCCTGTCTGCAAACATGAAACTGAGCTCCATATTACTACTGCTGGCAGGAATGGCATGAGAAACTCCTGACCTTCCTCAGCCTCCCTGTTTCTGGGCCAATTAACCAATCATGCCTGCAGCCCAAGGTCAAGTCATCATCTAATTAATGTTCAGTCCTCACAAGGTTAATCAATTTAACATGTGTGACCTTCTTGTCAGCCAATAGCGAGTGTTCTTTGTGAGGAAATAGACACTGAATGGATGGTCTGACAGAACTTTAAACTTAAAGAACTGCAGCGATGTTGACAACTAGCCCAATGTTCAAGGATTTAATCAGACatattaaaagattaaaatttCAAAATTTAGAGGATGTGGAAAATCTTGCAATATCTTTTACTTTGAGGGTTGAAAACCTGTACTTTAAAAATGAGCTGAAAGGTTGTGAAAGCATCCCCTGATTCCCTAAGGAGCCAGTTACTCGAGCAACATGTGCCAGTAAttgaaaaatgtatgaaattaaCCTGGATTCACGAACATGTGACCGTGGCAGACTCACAGTAAACTGCATATAAATACTTCTAAACTGGTGAGCTGTGGCGAAAAATGTCTAGTGAGATAGTGTGGGAACGTTTTAGGGCAACCACGTCTGCTAAATATCCTGTTCATATACAGTACAAATCAAGTacagcaaatacatttaacagGAAATATATCAGCTCATATGAGTGAATGTTGATTTGTTACATTTAGTGATGAACaagttctgtgtttttgttcataaggaaaaaaaatacatgACTTAAATTATCTggggaaaaagacagaaatgcataattataaatgatgtatatatatatatatatatatatatatatatatatatatatatatatatatatatatatctaaaacaTCAGCTGATTATGGTGAAACTTCTTTGCAAGTCAGACCTTAGAAAACAAATGGATCCTGTGCTGGAAAATATTCAGAACAACAAGATTGCTTTTGGCCAGTTGCATTCTTAAAACTCTCAACCTTGACCATGACACTGGCCTTTGTCCTATCCGAATCTGGAGCTACCCCGCTTAACTCCTGCTCTAAAAATAAACCATTGCTTTATCTATAGCAGGGATCTTTCGGCAAATGTGtgtctttaaaacaaatttgCTGCTAGTGCAGTACTTCTTTTACGCTCTACACATGTCTGAGTGAGCATCATGTGAACATTACAGTGATTTGACAATATGCGGACTATCAGCACTGCACTATCCACATGAAGTGACCTCCTCACCTCCAGAGCTTCCCCAGAGTTTTGCTGAGCTCTGCGTTGTGCAGGTGCGGGTGTTGGTCGGCCAGCTTCCTCCGCGCCGCCTGCGCCCACACCATGAAGGCGTTCATGGGCCTCTTCACGTGCGGCTTGTTCTTGCTTCCGCTGTTCACGCGCACGGGCATGGGCACGAGTGTCCAGTCGTAGCAGTTGAGCACCTGGCTCACTGCATCACGGATGCCTGCGGGGAAACGGTCGTCCTCATCTTCGGATTTGGTGGATGAGCCGCCCGCTGCCGAGTCGTCCAGACCTGGCAGTtgcggctgctgctgcccgTGGACAGGCGAGTCGCCCCCCCCGGTCGCACCGGAGGAATGGCCCGGTGACAGGGAGCGACTGTCGTCTGACATCCCGGGACTGAGCTCCACCTCCGACaagctctgctcctctctggacatcttcatacacacacacaagcctccaGGTGCGTGGAGGATGCAAGGTTCGTTCCTAAATGCTCAGCTCTACCTGTCGGGTCCCTGTTGCCGTTTATCCCTAGAGTGGCGCACTGAGAGAACGACTGACTGCTGTGTctgatcctttaagttataatataaaCTGCCAGTCTGTCTCTACTCTCAGCCTCCGTTGCAAAACTCTGTGAGGGTTCCACATTAAAGTTCTTTCCATCCGTATTGTTGGTATCATAGGCGGCTCAGTGCGCACCTTGGACCCCAGTTTACCTGCTAATGCACAACTGCCTGCGCCAAACTCTCCCGCTCTCACTTCCCTCCTGACTTCcccttcactctctcctccGTTTGTCCCGCGGTTGAAATCCAACAGCAACGACCTGAAACAGCAGAAGGATGAGGAGCTTCAGTTCAACAAGCCAGAGGTAGAGTCATAAGGCAACAAAAACTTCATCAACACCCATAGGCCTATTCACTGTATTATAGGATGACAGTGCTGTTATTTGTTAGTGTTTGTAATACATGAAGGTCAAGTCCAGATCTCACTAGGGAACATTTGGGCTTCATTTTGCACAAttcctttctctccttcacAGTAATACACCATGAGACTGGCCTGACCTAATTTTTCCTCAATAAAATAGTCCTTTTGTTGGCCATGTCCCCATATTGCCTCCACCATCAGCAACACTAATGTGAATAGCCTCAAGTGTATTCTTTAAATGTCATGAGTAAAGCTGCTCCCTGTTAGACAATTAGTCAACTTTCGTTTTGTTCTTAGTGGACGAAGATTTTTGTATAGGAtgagtcatttttaaaatacttttttcatgctgaatgacttatttccatGAAAcctatgagcacatctctggtaaacacaagatttaaagtggtgcttttgcatgattctttgaAACTCAGTTTTACCGACCTGTCAATTTAATCAGCTAATccatacaaacagacaaactcgTATCAGTGTTAGTCGACAAATAATTTCTTTAGCCGAGGACAGACCTAGTCATGGCTGTTGGAGACATTTTCATGGAAGGCAAGACTAAAAGGATTTCATATTCATTCAAAGCTCACAAAAGGTGCACGAAATTATTTCCACTGGTTTTCCTTTCACAGACTTTATAAAAAGGTTAGATTGACCACAATAGTACAGAATCTTCTCAAAATTCAAAGTGCAATTCATAGGGCTTTTTTTGTTCTGcattcattcataaaataaGGATGTAGGTTTACAGTATCTGCAGAGGTCCAGCTTCTGTAGCGCACTGCCCCTCTGCAGGTCTGACCTCGCCCCCCCTCCCAAACAAGCTACTGTTTAAGGTTTAGCAGTTATTCCAAGCTCCCCGGAGAGAGAGTGTTGGAATGACACGAGGCCGCAGCAGCACAGACCTTGGATTTATACTCTGCACTTCTTGGATAAACATGGCCTGGCGCTGGAAATATAAACCCCCCCAGTGCGTGCACGTCAGTAAGCGTGTGTGAATTAGACACAGTCTGTTTGTTAAACAGGGTCGGGTCTATAGGCGGGAGCAAAATGTGGCCTTGTTTTGTTCATTAAATCAACACCCCTGCCTCGAACTTTACGTCCTTAATCATCGAACTTCCTGTGAACCAGCAACACACAGCCCGCTGGTTTGTTTTCTACTCTGGTATCATATTGCAGGAAAATTAGCGAACTCGCTCACGTCCAATGACATTATGAAATAGCTTGTCAATGTAACAGTCTATATGTTCATGTGTGGGTTAAGTAGGAGGATAAACCAACTTAACACTCAGGTTACCCCACCTTTATATTTGAGAAAAAGGTTtaccacctttttttttaacggtAAGCCTAAGTATAAGTGCATTTATATATGACTTTATGATTGTATATATGCGTATTAACCAGAGTTTAAATAGAGATGAGGCATATGTGTTATGTTGCTCTTAATAAAAGTCTCGGAAAACTAGCTTTTAATTAACGTCAAAGTGGATGTCAGGGATCGGATCCATTTCCTACAGAGCTGCATGTAAAGCTTCACCATCTGTCCGAGGCGCACTGATAATGATATTCGCCTGCCACCTGTTCTGCACTTCACAGACTGTCCCTGCTGCAGAGCCACAATGCGTAAACATCGTGCGTAAAGGCACCAAACGCCTCATTGTGCACGTGTTGCCTGTgctttctgtgtctcttgtgAAATAAAGGAAAGAGCAATAATGGAGATACACTTGACTGAGTTATAATTTCCTTGTGTCACTGACCACATTGACTTATATGTGACATATGAagtatgttattttatttagcagATAGCGCCTCAAATTAGGAACAAACTAGCCaataatgaactatcttttgtCATTTGGTTTATTATCTGTTaatatgtaatgtttaaattgttttgGAAACACCCTTCAAATTAGCGCTTGTTATTAATTAACATCACTGAGCACATTTACTGCGCGTAATGAATTCCGCCCATGTGAACTCATTATCGCCGCTTGACTTGCCAGGGAGCTGGCCTTAATTTGCTTGTTTGgaaactttttttgttttgttttttcaattagTTTTTAGCTCATATTTCTAGTGTTATCTAGTCCACACAGCTCCAACACAACAGTAAATACACAGCAAGCCAGCACAAGATGCAATTAAACCAAATGCACTATATTCTAACAAGGAAACATTTTTATGAGTACATTGTTCAGACTGCTTTTTTCCTTCTGCACCAAATTCCATGTCGAGGATAAGGCTAGTTAttagtttttaaagtttttcaaCGCTTTTCCCTTTGAGCAATTAGCTTCTCTTGAAAAAGGTTGTTGCTGTCATTTATACGAATAGAAAACGCTTGAATGTGAAAGTATGTGTCAAGAAAGACTGTCCAAACAAATAATGATCAAcgatatataaaaatgaaacccAGTAacacaaaaagtaatttaaaacaggagcactttttgtactttttcacAATAACCATCATTACAGGATTCGCCATGACAGGGATTATTATGTTtaggatcatcgtcaatttaaaaaaatgtcagaacattttGTCTAAAGCTTATATCACACTGACTTTGGTGCTGAAAATACATGCTGTAACAGCTCTGTTCTACACAGAGGCTGAAATGTTACATTGTCAAAGAACGAACAAGTCATCAGTCATTTTGGACCAGTCTAAAACCACAATCCACACTCGCAAAAAAGTTGTTAATAACGATTAATATTAATGATTATTTGATTATAAGATCTCTAATTCTAAGTCTGGGTTCTTCTCTACGATCCCGACGTGAAGAAAGAATGAAATCTCAGAATCAGAGCATCCACCAGCATCAGAGAGGAAAGAGTTGGAAATGCTAAGCGCCTTACTTCAGTAATGAGAAAAGGAGGTCGCCGGTTTAACACGAGAGTCCGTGAGTTCCCGAGTTTCCAATGTGACGCTCGCTCACGAGCCCCCTCGCTCGCGCTGCCCAAGTATGAATGCCTGCTCTGTGTGTCGGTACCGGGGCTTAAAGAGCTCCTTGTatgaggcagagagaaaaaaaagatgctgGGGAGGACAAGTCTTAAAGGAGCAGTACCGATGCAGGCTCGgagagctctgattggctgaagaaatagtcccccccccccccctatttctctctctctcacacacacacacacacacacacacattctctcatgatgtttaaaaaataggaaataatattaaagttttGTTTCTCTCAAACGAATGGAGGTTAAATTCAGATAGATAGGTTAGATATGACCGTGCGTAAATTATGCGCACGAAACTTTACGTAAGATTTGTTTTGAAGATTTTACGATTTTTTAAAACCTGACAAATTATACAAGTTTTGCTGGTAACTTCAGAGGAAGTCCAGTTAATGACATTAAGATTTTTCAGAAAGCaaaattgagaaaaaaaaaaaaagacttattTAAAGGCTTCTTCCAGCATCTTAATGATAAAACAGGCTTGttcaaatgaaaatacacaaatcCAAAATATGAGTAGCTATAATTTGGATTGTAAAATGAAGTACAACATTAAATCACGTGTGCCACGGCAGGCGTTTCGTGGACAATTCATCAACTTAGGAAAAATGTTGTTATGTGTATTACATTTGATGATGACTCGGTCTAATTTCACGTTTCAGAACATGCTCGGAGGCAACACAGTCTGCTGTCATGCTGAAAGatccattaaaataaaaatacagaggAAAATAGCTTTATCTATCTGATCATCTCTTGGGAAAAGAGGATAAAGGCCGCAGTGGGCCAAACATGTTCCATGCTGATCAAGTCTCAAAGAAGATGCAGCCAAAGTAGAAAATGTGTGTACGATTTTACGCACCTTTGCGCACCGTAATGCCGCCAAACACATTCAAGAAGACAGATAAATTATCATTTGTTTTGAGTGCACATATAAAGGTCAAGGTTACTGAATCCAGTCACTTTTTTTAAGCAGCAACAAACATTCGGGATGCAAAATGGTTGCATGTGTCCGAAAACATAATGGTACGGAGCCGaaataagattttaaataataataataataataataataataagctttatttgtataccacctttcatacaagaattgcagcccaaagtgcttcacagcaaaaacataacaattagtacaagattagattacaataatcacagtgttgatgtaaatgagtctgagtaccattataaaaatagcagaataaatgGGTGAATGTTAAAGATAAAAGCATACATTCATGCTCCGCTGAAGGTACATTTcagtttaacatgtttaacCACTTTTATATTCACCAACACATTACAGGTGTGGACAACATTCAAAGCCCCATTAAAAAGATTGTGTGGCCTGCGACAGTGTGTCTTTTTATGTCCACGTGTGAGTTTATAATTGCATCAGCGCCTCTAAATGAAAGCCGCAGAGCGCGCGGTTAAAACCAAACAGTATGATGCAGAaagaagagacgagaggagacatTATGGGCCGCACggatacacacacaagcgcTGTTCTTCACAACAATGACCCCTTGTATCCCCGCCATGCGACACACTGGCACCCAATCCAAAAATCACCACTTCTTTTTCATTATCCATTAAAGTTGACCGTGAAAAGGGAATCCTAACCATGAGTGCATCTCTCTGTCTGatttctcctctccccctcctttcTTTGCGTCCTTTGTTTTATCTCAGGTGAATTGTAATCATGTGATCAAAACGAGCACCCCCTTCCCCCTTATATGAAAAAGAGTGGGGAACAAAAAGCAGTTCTGTGcatatgaaaaaagaaaagaaaagcttgtgTCTTCCCTTCTACCGCCACTCTTTGTCCGAGTCTCAACAAACTGACATATAGAGAAAAATGCTCCAGGAGCGCAGCGCCTTGGCCCCGGGGAGCTGCGGTGGGACTGTCCGGCTCCTGGAGCTTTAGAGCGGGGATCTTCAGAGAGACACTCCGGGGATTTCTCTCCCCGCTGTGCAGCGGAGGATTTGCGGCCCTGGCTCGGTTTTGACGTGAGT
Protein-coding sequences here:
- the sox10 gene encoding transcription factor SOX-10, producing the protein MKMSREEQSLSEVELSPGMSDDSRSLSPGHSSGATGGGDSPVHGQQQPQLPGLDDSAAGGSSTKSEDEDDRFPAGIRDAVSQVLNCYDWTLVPMPVRVNSGSKNKPHVKRPMNAFMVWAQAARRKLADQHPHLHNAELSKTLGKLWRLLNESDKRPFIEEAERLRKQHKKDYPDYKYQPRRRKSGKPGSGSGSEADGHSEGEVSHSHYKGLQLDVALSRAAGSPLADGHHPHAAGQSHSPPTPPTTPKTEPQSGKAGDGKREGAGNGGSRGAMGTEGSSGAPGSGKPHIDFGNVDIGEMSHEVMANMEPFDVNEFDQYLPPNGHPGIGQSAGAAATATASTASPYSYGISSALAVASGHSAAWLSKQQQQQPLQHHGPPLGSDPSKAQIKSEAGGHFAEAASVGSHVTYTPLSLPHYSSAFPSLASRAQFAEYADHQASGSYYAHSGQASGLYSAFSYMGPSQRPLYTAISDQASVPQSHSPTHWEQPIYTTLTRP